One window of Pectobacterium carotovorum genomic DNA carries:
- the phoH gene encoding phosphate starvation-inducible protein PhoH — MGRQKAVIKARREAKRVIRRESRSHRQREEESVTSLVQMVGIEAIGMARENRDNSVIQARTAAQEHYLSAIENKQLIFATGEAGCGKTYLSAAKAAEALIHKEVERIIVTRPVLQADEDLGFLPGDIAEKFAPYFRPVYDILLRRLGASFMQYCLRPEIAKVEIAPFAYMRGRTFENAVVILDEAQNVTVNQMKMFLTRLGENVTVIVNGDVTQCDLPTGMKSGLRDALERFVEDDMIGVVSFGKEDCVRSALCQRTLHAYG; from the coding sequence ATGGGAAGACAAAAAGCAGTGATCAAAGCTCGTCGTGAAGCAAAACGCGTTATCCGCCGTGAGTCGCGTAGCCATCGTCAGCGTGAGGAAGAATCGGTCACTTCTCTGGTACAAATGGTCGGGATTGAAGCAATCGGAATGGCGCGTGAGAATCGTGATAATTCCGTTATTCAAGCTCGTACAGCTGCCCAGGAACATTACTTGTCTGCGATAGAAAATAAACAGTTGATTTTTGCCACAGGTGAAGCTGGCTGCGGTAAAACGTATCTGAGCGCTGCGAAAGCGGCGGAGGCACTAATCCATAAAGAGGTTGAGCGTATTATCGTTACGCGGCCAGTATTACAGGCTGACGAGGATCTTGGCTTTTTACCTGGAGATATTGCGGAGAAATTTGCGCCTTATTTCCGTCCGGTTTACGACATACTTTTGCGTCGACTGGGAGCCTCTTTCATGCAGTACTGTTTGCGGCCGGAAATTGCCAAAGTCGAAATTGCGCCTTTTGCGTATATGCGCGGGCGGACATTTGAAAATGCGGTTGTGATTCTGGATGAGGCGCAAAATGTGACAGTGAACCAAATGAAAATGTTCCTGACGCGTTTAGGCGAGAATGTCACGGTTATCGTCAATGGTGATGTGACGCAGTGCGATTTGCCTACTGGGATGAAATCCGGCCTGCGCGATGCATTGGAGCGTTTTGTTGAGGATGACATGATTGGCGTCGTCTCTTTCGGTAAAGAGGACTGTGTGCGTTCGGCGCTGTGCCAGCGTACGCTCCATGCTTATGGCTAA
- the rsuA gene encoding 16S rRNA pseudouridine(516) synthase RsuA produces MRLDKFLSQQLEISRSLVARELHAQRVTVDGEVVKSGAFKLSPEHNVEFDGEPLKQQNGPRYFMLNKPQGYVCSTDDPDHPTILYFMDVPVAYKLHAAGRLDIDTTGLVLLTDDGQWSHRITSPKHQCEKTYLVTLEQPLAEDTAAQFTAGVQLHNEKKLTKPATLEKITDYVVRLTISEGRYHQVKRMFAAVGNRVVELHRERIGGIYLDSELEPGEYRELSAEEIASVK; encoded by the coding sequence ATGCGATTGGACAAATTTTTATCCCAGCAATTGGAAATTAGCCGCTCACTGGTAGCGCGTGAACTCCATGCACAGCGTGTTACCGTTGATGGTGAAGTGGTAAAAAGCGGCGCGTTCAAGTTATCCCCTGAGCATAATGTTGAGTTTGATGGCGAACCGCTGAAACAACAGAATGGCCCGCGCTATTTCATGTTGAATAAGCCTCAGGGCTATGTCTGTTCAACGGACGATCCCGATCATCCCACCATTCTGTATTTCATGGATGTCCCGGTGGCGTACAAACTGCACGCGGCGGGGCGTCTGGATATCGATACCACCGGACTGGTGCTGTTAACTGACGATGGGCAATGGTCGCATCGCATTACCTCGCCTAAGCACCAGTGTGAAAAAACGTATCTGGTGACGCTGGAACAGCCGCTGGCCGAGGACACCGCCGCGCAATTTACGGCGGGCGTGCAACTGCATAACGAGAAGAAGCTCACCAAACCCGCTACGCTTGAGAAGATAACGGATTATGTCGTTCGACTGACGATTAGCGAAGGTCGCTATCATCAGGTCAAAAGGATGTTTGCGGCAGTGGGGAATCGGGTCGTTGAGCTGCATCGCGAACGTATCGGTGGCATCTATCTGGATAGCGAACTGGAACCGGGAGAATACCGGGAATTAAGTGCTGAGGAGATCGCCAGCGTAAAATAA
- a CDS encoding Hcp family type VI secretion system effector → MANYAYMTIEGKSQGLISEGCSTLESIGNRYQAGHTDEIMILAFNHMMSNDGHAVHNPITLVKPIDKSTPLLAMALNEQEKVKVLLDFYRTTQHAKQEKFFSIQINDGLISDINLVMPNIIDDGAGLILEHISIRYKDVTWTHHKAGTSGYALWEMTKFMN, encoded by the coding sequence ATGGCTAATTATGCATACATGACTATCGAAGGTAAATCACAGGGATTGATTTCTGAGGGATGCTCCACATTAGAATCTATCGGCAACCGATATCAGGCAGGGCATACCGATGAAATCATGATTTTGGCTTTTAACCATATGATGAGCAATGACGGCCATGCTGTTCATAATCCTATCACCCTGGTAAAACCTATCGATAAGTCAACGCCGTTACTGGCAATGGCATTGAACGAGCAAGAGAAGGTTAAAGTGTTGCTCGACTTTTACCGCACGACGCAACATGCCAAACAAGAGAAGTTTTTCTCGATTCAGATCAATGATGGACTCATATCAGATATCAATCTCGTCATGCCTAACATCATTGATGATGGTGCTGGCCTGATATTGGAGCATATCTCTATCAGATATAAAGATGTTACATGGACGCACCACAAAGCCGGAACGTCTGGTTATGCATTGTGGGAAATGACTAAGTTCATGAACTAA
- a CDS encoding ribbon-helix-helix protein, CopG family, with protein MSTIKRDTKKSSSLGKSPTFQIRISPELREQLDEIVAKEGVSLGNWFKELARKELRRQGIEPKG; from the coding sequence ATGTCAACGATAAAACGCGATACAAAGAAATCTTCATCATTGGGGAAATCACCGACCTTCCAGATACGGATTTCGCCTGAGCTACGCGAACAGCTTGATGAGATAGTTGCAAAAGAAGGTGTCAGTCTCGGAAACTGGTTCAAAGAGCTTGCCCGTAAAGAGCTTCGCAGGCAGGGGATTGAGCCGAAGGGGTAA
- the yejK gene encoding nucleoid-associated protein YejK codes for MSLDIAQIALHQLIKRDEQTLEMVLRDSLLPTNAAVEEMMAELHRVYSAKSKAYGLFNEQSELADALRACRKGDEDFLSFSRAATGRLRDELAKYPFAEGGIVLFCQYRYLAVEYLLISVLNSCNSMRVNEQLDISTTHYLDINHADIVARIDLTEWEVNPKSTRYLTFLKGRVGRKVSDFFMDFLAASEGLDTKAQNRGLLKAVDEYCDEAQLDKNERQNYRQQVYSYCNEQLQSGEEIELASLSQELPPLGEKTFQQFSADQGYELEESFPADRGTLRQLTKFAGSGGGISLNFDALLLGERIFWDPATDTLTIKGTPPNLRDQLQRRTSSGK; via the coding sequence ATGAGTCTGGATATCGCCCAGATTGCCCTGCATCAGCTAATTAAACGTGACGAACAAACGCTGGAAATGGTGTTACGTGATTCCCTATTGCCAACCAATGCGGCAGTAGAAGAGATGATGGCTGAACTGCATCGCGTCTACAGCGCCAAGAGTAAGGCCTATGGGCTGTTTAATGAGCAAAGCGAGCTGGCGGATGCGCTGCGAGCTTGTCGCAAAGGGGATGAGGATTTTCTAAGTTTCTCACGCGCCGCGACTGGACGCTTGCGTGACGAGCTGGCGAAGTACCCGTTTGCTGAAGGCGGTATCGTGTTGTTCTGCCAGTATCGTTATCTGGCGGTCGAGTATTTGCTGATCTCGGTGCTCAATAGCTGCAACAGCATGCGAGTTAATGAACAGCTGGATATCAGCACCACGCACTATCTGGATATCAATCATGCCGATATCGTTGCGCGTATCGATTTGACGGAATGGGAAGTTAATCCAAAATCCACTCGCTATCTGACGTTCCTCAAAGGCCGCGTCGGGCGCAAAGTATCTGACTTCTTCATGGATTTTCTGGCCGCGTCAGAAGGGCTGGACACCAAAGCACAAAACCGTGGCTTGCTGAAAGCGGTCGATGAGTATTGTGACGAAGCGCAGTTAGATAAAAACGAACGCCAAAATTATCGTCAGCAGGTGTATAGCTACTGCAATGAGCAGTTGCAGTCCGGTGAGGAAATCGAGCTGGCATCGCTGTCGCAGGAATTGCCACCGCTTGGCGAGAAGACCTTTCAGCAGTTTTCAGCCGATCAGGGCTATGAGCTGGAAGAAAGTTTCCCTGCCGATCGCGGGACGCTGCGTCAACTGACCAAATTTGCTGGCAGCGGCGGCGGCATCAGCCTGAATTTTGATGCTCTATTACTCGGTGAGCGAATTTTCTGGGATCCGGCGACGGATACGTTGACGATTAAAGGCACGCCGCCGAATCTGCGCGATCAGTTACAGCGTCGGACGAGCAGCGGTAAGTAG
- the fliZ gene encoding flagella biosynthesis regulatory protein FliZ has translation MHPSIRKKQLLSRYLKDFKHRQTNCSQCDKELDRVSLVFRNQLINKKSIGSIDRLIDDDIWSGLQQELIPLCRFCSEILCNTTASYFDIKAFTQYLIEQTEVRHSTMREYVIRLRRLDELLAANNYPAETFSRHRDGVQQRVCDYLPGIEQNIYRSALRKYDQYLDWQRHF, from the coding sequence ATGCACCCATCAATTCGGAAGAAACAGCTCCTAAGCCGTTATCTGAAAGACTTCAAACACAGACAAACTAACTGTTCCCAGTGTGATAAAGAGCTCGACCGCGTTTCACTGGTATTTCGCAATCAGCTTATCAATAAAAAATCGATCGGCAGTATAGACAGGCTTATCGACGACGACATATGGTCTGGTCTGCAACAGGAATTAATCCCACTTTGCCGCTTTTGTAGCGAAATATTATGCAATACCACTGCTAGCTATTTCGATATTAAAGCGTTCACACAGTATCTGATTGAGCAGACTGAAGTCCGCCATAGCACGATGCGCGAGTATGTCATTCGTCTGCGGCGCTTAGATGAGCTGCTTGCCGCCAATAATTATCCCGCAGAAACGTTTTCCCGTCATCGCGATGGGGTACAGCAGCGCGTATGTGATTACCTTCCCGGTATTGAGCAAAATATCTACCGCAGCGCCTTACGAAAATACGATCAATATCTGGACTGGCAGCGGCATTTCTAA
- a CDS encoding DEAD/DEAH box helicase, which yields MSFTQSASFTLRPYQREAVSATLDYFRRHTQPAVIVLPTGAGKSLVIAELARLARGRVLVLAHVKELVAQNHAKYCALDLEADIFAAGLQQRESQGKVVFGSVQSVARNLDQFDNAFSLLIIDECHRISDDDNSQYQQIIQHLQKTNPQLRLLGLTATPYRLGKGWIYQYHYHGMIRGDERSLFRDCIYELPLRYMIKHGFLVPPDRLDMPVVQYDFSKLVARSNGLFSEADLNLELKRQQRITPHIISQVIDYAQTRRGVMIFASTVEHAKEITALLPAGQAALVSADTPAAERDALINAFKQQSLRYLVNVAVLTTGFDAPHVDLIAILRPTESVSLYQQIVGRGLRLYPGKTDCLILDYAGNPHDLYTPEVGNSKAHAGSQPVQVFCPECGFANLFWGKTTPDGDIIEHYGRRCQGWEMAESGQRQQCNFRFRFKVCPHCGAENDIAARRCHQCDEVLVDPDDMLKAALKLKDALVLRCSGMSFEQGQDAKGEWLKITYHDEEGAEVSERFRLHTTAQRHVFLQQFLRVHQRAPGTPFNWQNAADVIAQQPLLRAPDFVVARKHGKFWQIREKLFDYQGRFRRANELRG from the coding sequence ATGTCGTTCACACAGTCTGCCTCGTTCACACTACGGCCTTACCAGCGTGAGGCAGTTTCCGCCACACTCGACTATTTTCGCCGTCACACCCAACCGGCCGTTATTGTTTTGCCTACCGGTGCGGGGAAAAGCCTGGTGATTGCTGAACTGGCGCGGCTTGCTCGTGGTCGCGTACTGGTGCTCGCGCACGTCAAAGAACTGGTCGCGCAAAACCATGCCAAATACTGTGCCTTGGATTTGGAAGCAGATATCTTCGCGGCGGGACTACAGCAGCGCGAGAGTCAGGGAAAGGTGGTTTTTGGCAGCGTGCAGTCCGTTGCGCGCAATCTCGACCAGTTCGACAATGCCTTCTCCCTGCTGATCATTGATGAATGCCACCGCATTAGCGACGACGATAACAGCCAATATCAACAAATCATCCAGCACCTGCAAAAAACTAACCCACAGCTGCGGCTGCTCGGCTTAACGGCGACGCCCTATCGGCTTGGCAAAGGCTGGATATATCAGTATCACTATCACGGCATGATCCGTGGCGACGAACGCAGTTTGTTCCGCGACTGCATCTATGAGCTGCCGCTGCGTTATATGATCAAGCATGGCTTTCTGGTGCCGCCAGACAGACTGGATATGCCAGTGGTGCAATATGATTTCAGTAAGCTCGTCGCCCGCAGCAACGGGCTATTCAGCGAAGCCGACCTGAACCTCGAACTCAAACGTCAGCAGCGTATTACGCCGCACATCATCAGCCAGGTCATCGATTATGCGCAAACGCGGCGCGGCGTGATGATTTTTGCGTCCACCGTCGAACATGCCAAAGAAATTACGGCCTTGCTACCGGCCGGACAGGCTGCACTGGTTAGCGCCGATACGCCAGCGGCCGAGCGTGATGCGCTGATCAACGCCTTTAAACAGCAGTCGCTGCGGTATCTGGTCAACGTGGCAGTGCTGACGACCGGTTTTGATGCTCCGCATGTCGATCTCATCGCCATCCTTCGCCCAACAGAATCCGTCAGCCTGTATCAGCAAATCGTCGGTCGCGGTTTACGTTTGTATCCGGGGAAAACGGACTGCCTGATACTGGATTACGCTGGTAATCCGCACGATCTCTATACGCCAGAAGTCGGTAACAGTAAAGCGCATGCTGGTAGCCAACCGGTACAGGTCTTCTGCCCTGAATGTGGCTTTGCCAATCTATTCTGGGGGAAAACCACCCCAGATGGCGACATCATCGAACACTATGGCCGCCGCTGTCAGGGTTGGGAAATGGCGGAGAGCGGCCAACGCCAGCAGTGTAATTTCCGGTTTCGGTTTAAAGTGTGTCCACACTGCGGTGCGGAAAATGATATTGCCGCACGGCGCTGCCACCAGTGTGACGAGGTATTGGTCGATCCTGACGATATGCTGAAAGCGGCGCTGAAACTGAAAGATGCGCTAGTTCTGCGCTGTAGCGGCATGAGTTTCGAGCAGGGGCAGGATGCGAAAGGAGAATGGCTGAAGATCACCTACCACGATGAGGAAGGTGCCGAAGTTAGCGAACGTTTTCGTCTGCACACTACCGCTCAGCGCCACGTCTTCCTGCAACAATTTTTGCGTGTTCACCAACGCGCACCGGGAACCCCGTTTAACTGGCAAAATGCCGCTGACGTCATCGCACAGCAACCTTTATTACGTGCGCCTGATTTTGTCGTCGCCCGCAAACACGGAAAATTCTGGCAAATACGCGAAAAGCTCTTTGATTATCAGGGGCGCTTCCGCCGCGCCAACGAGCTCCGCGGCTAA
- a CDS encoding DUF1624 domain-containing protein, which yields MSRDISQRLIAIDALRGLVMVLMLLDHVRETFYLHLQLADPIDVTSTDPMLFINRTLAHLCAPVFVFLTGLSAALYHQKVQDRRQTALFLFQRGLILILLELTLINFAWTFQFPPQVIYLQVIWAIGMSMLALSTLIWLPAGLVLILGIVIVGGHNLLDPLQASADSIWSIPWAILHDRGWIDIGDTFRMRTSYPVLPWIGVISLGYAAGALYRKEVFPLQRQKALLTLAGITLALFFVLRSINLYGEKPWQQGDVITQTLMSYFNITKYPPSLLFLCLTLSIGLCLLAVFERQQQKRWLVMLASFGAAPMFFYLLHLYVLKGMYLTAVAIWGKNQGEWFGFSAVWQLWVCTLALMVVLFSPVRAFARLKARRRDIRWLKYF from the coding sequence ATGTCTCGTGATATCTCACAGCGACTTATCGCTATCGATGCCCTGCGCGGTCTGGTTATGGTACTTATGCTACTGGACCATGTGCGGGAAACCTTTTATCTGCACCTGCAACTCGCCGATCCGATTGATGTAACCAGTACCGACCCCATGCTATTCATCAACCGTACGCTGGCGCATTTATGTGCTCCCGTATTTGTCTTTTTAACCGGACTTTCTGCCGCACTTTATCATCAGAAAGTGCAAGATCGCCGACAAACCGCCCTCTTCCTATTCCAACGCGGCTTAATTCTCATTCTTCTTGAGCTCACGTTGATCAACTTTGCGTGGACGTTCCAATTCCCGCCGCAGGTTATCTATTTACAAGTAATCTGGGCAATCGGCATGAGCATGCTCGCCCTCAGTACGCTGATCTGGCTCCCTGCCGGGCTGGTTTTGATACTGGGCATCGTTATCGTGGGCGGACATAACCTGCTGGACCCTCTGCAGGCTTCCGCAGACTCCATCTGGTCCATTCCCTGGGCGATTCTGCACGATCGCGGTTGGATAGACATCGGCGACACATTCCGTATGCGTACTTCATATCCGGTACTTCCCTGGATTGGTGTCATTTCACTTGGCTATGCAGCTGGCGCACTATATCGAAAAGAGGTGTTTCCGCTTCAGCGTCAGAAAGCCCTGCTCACTCTGGCAGGGATCACGCTAGCGCTGTTCTTCGTCCTGCGTAGCATCAACCTGTATGGCGAAAAGCCCTGGCAGCAGGGCGATGTCATCACACAGACGCTCATGAGTTATTTCAACATCACGAAATACCCGCCATCATTGCTGTTCCTCTGTCTGACGCTTAGCATCGGGCTCTGCCTGCTTGCCGTATTCGAGCGTCAGCAGCAAAAGCGCTGGTTGGTGATGCTGGCGAGCTTCGGTGCGGCACCGATGTTTTTCTACCTACTGCATCTGTATGTTTTAAAAGGGATGTATTTAACCGCTGTCGCGATCTGGGGGAAAAATCAGGGAGAATGGTTCGGCTTTTCTGCCGTCTGGCAATTGTGGGTGTGTACTCTGGCGCTGATGGTCGTGTTATTTTCGCCCGTTCGCGCGTTTGCCCGCCTAAAAGCCCGCCGCAGAGACATCCGCTGGCTTAAATACTTCTAA
- the rplY gene encoding 50S ribosomal protein L25: MITIKAEARQGQGKGASRRLRSAGKFPAIVYGGSEAPVSIELDHDSVKNQEVKDGFYGETLILSIDGKEVQVKVQAVQRHVYKPKLTHIDFVRV, encoded by the coding sequence ATGATTACTATCAAAGCAGAAGCACGTCAAGGTCAGGGTAAGGGTGCGAGCCGCCGCCTGCGTTCAGCTGGTAAATTCCCAGCCATCGTTTACGGTGGTTCAGAAGCACCAGTATCTATCGAACTGGATCACGATTCAGTAAAAAACCAAGAAGTGAAAGATGGCTTCTACGGTGAAACACTGATCCTGTCTATCGATGGCAAAGAAGTTCAAGTTAAAGTTCAGGCTGTACAACGTCACGTTTACAAGCCAAAACTGACTCACATCGACTTCGTTCGCGTTTAG
- a CDS encoding YejL family protein, translating to MPQSSRYSDEHVEQLLSEMVSVLEKHHAPTDLALMVLGNMVTNLINTSIAPAQRQVLARSFAEALQASIKKADKAH from the coding sequence ATGCCACAATCATCCCGTTATAGTGACGAACACGTTGAACAACTGCTTTCTGAGATGGTCAGTGTTCTGGAAAAGCACCACGCCCCAACCGATCTTGCTTTGATGGTGCTCGGTAACATGGTGACGAACCTGATTAACACCAGCATCGCACCTGCACAACGTCAGGTTCTGGCGCGTTCTTTCGCTGAAGCCCTACAGGCTTCGATTAAAAAAGCCGATAAAGCTCACTAA
- a CDS encoding AlpA family transcriptional regulator translates to MNQPCTRLIRLSEVMKKTGFGKAWIYRLISQNRFPQPVKIGIRAVAFVESEIDEWIQLTIQNSRNRVA, encoded by the coding sequence ATGAATCAGCCATGCACACGTCTTATTCGCCTGTCGGAAGTGATGAAGAAAACCGGATTTGGTAAGGCTTGGATTTACCGTCTTATCAGCCAAAATCGGTTTCCCCAGCCAGTAAAGATCGGTATTCGTGCTGTCGCTTTTGTCGAAAGCGAAATCGATGAGTGGATTCAATTAACTATCCAAAATTCAAGAAACCGTGTCGCTTAA
- a CDS encoding DUF3413 domain-containing protein, with protein sequence MVTNRQRYREKVSQMISWGHWFALFNILLTLGLGSRYLFVADWPTSLFGRLYALVSWLGHFSFIVFAAYLLVIFPLTFIVMSQRLLRFLSAALATAGLTILLVDVEVFTRFHLHLNSTVWELVVNPGQGEIARDWQWMFIGIPLIFMAEMLFGTWCWQKLRSLNRRHFGKPLAGVFISAFFASHLMYIWADANFYRPITMQRANLPLSYPMTARRFLEKHGLLDAQEYQRRLTQQGNPEAITVEYPLSNITFRDNGSGYNLLMVMIDDIPPDAIQNRMPNLSRFAAENVRFSDHYDSGSQPDAALFNLFYGLSTTYMDGILSARKPSALITALSQQGYQFGLFSANGFNSPLYRQALLSDFSLPAPQQQSGDAIITQWQEWLSRDNNPAPWFSYVELNSAPKTTDGKSAEPNGRMNIQDVDRQIGQIINTLQEKNILNNTVVIVTTAQNQNANASNAARFARTQWQTPLIVHWPNTPAQTITKMTDNKDVMTTLMQRLLHVKNSTDDYSQGEDLFSAQRRYPWLINGNGGTLLITTPEQLIMLENNGNYRAYDMAGNRLNDEKPQLALLLQVLTNERRFIAN encoded by the coding sequence ATGGTAACCAACCGTCAGCGCTACCGCGAAAAAGTCTCCCAGATGATCAGTTGGGGACACTGGTTCGCCTTATTCAACATTTTGCTCACTTTGGGGCTGGGTAGCCGCTACCTGTTTGTTGCCGATTGGCCGACATCCCTGTTCGGTCGACTTTACGCACTGGTTAGCTGGCTTGGTCATTTTAGCTTCATCGTCTTTGCTGCCTATTTGCTGGTTATCTTCCCGCTCACATTTATTGTGATGTCGCAGCGCTTGCTACGGTTCCTGTCTGCGGCGCTGGCAACGGCCGGGCTGACGATACTGCTAGTGGATGTTGAAGTATTTACACGCTTTCACCTGCACCTCAACAGCACCGTTTGGGAACTCGTCGTCAATCCGGGACAAGGTGAAATTGCCCGCGACTGGCAGTGGATGTTTATCGGCATTCCGTTGATTTTCATGGCGGAAATGCTGTTCGGCACCTGGTGCTGGCAAAAACTCCGCAGCCTGAACCGTCGCCATTTTGGCAAACCGTTAGCGGGCGTTTTCATCTCGGCATTCTTCGCGTCACATCTGATGTACATCTGGGCCGATGCGAATTTCTATCGTCCGATTACCATGCAGCGCGCCAACCTGCCGCTGTCTTATCCGATGACGGCACGTCGTTTTCTGGAAAAACATGGTCTGCTGGATGCACAAGAATATCAGCGTCGGCTGACGCAACAAGGCAATCCTGAAGCCATTACGGTAGAGTATCCGCTCAGCAACATCACCTTCCGCGATAATGGCAGCGGCTACAACCTGCTGATGGTGATGATCGACGATATACCGCCTGACGCCATACAAAACCGTATGCCAAACCTATCGCGTTTCGCCGCAGAAAACGTGCGTTTCAGCGATCATTACGACTCGGGTTCGCAGCCAGACGCCGCCTTGTTTAATCTGTTTTACGGCCTCTCGACGACCTATATGGATGGTATTCTGAGTGCGCGTAAACCTTCTGCCTTGATCACCGCGTTAAGCCAACAGGGCTATCAGTTTGGGTTATTTTCGGCGAACGGCTTCAACAGCCCACTTTATCGTCAGGCGCTGCTTTCTGATTTCTCCTTACCGGCACCGCAGCAGCAAAGCGGTGATGCCATTATTACGCAATGGCAGGAATGGCTCAGCCGCGATAATAACCCAGCACCTTGGTTCTCTTACGTTGAACTGAACAGCGCACCAAAAACCACAGATGGCAAAAGTGCTGAGCCTAACGGCCGCATGAATATTCAGGACGTTGACCGCCAGATTGGGCAAATTATTAATACCCTGCAGGAAAAAAACATCCTGAATAATACGGTCGTCATAGTGACAACCGCACAAAACCAGAATGCTAATGCCAGCAATGCGGCACGTTTTGCCCGTACCCAGTGGCAAACGCCGCTCATTGTTCACTGGCCAAACACACCTGCGCAGACCATTACCAAAATGACGGACAACAAAGACGTCATGACCACGCTAATGCAGCGCCTGCTCCACGTTAAAAACAGCACGGATGATTATTCACAGGGCGAAGACCTGTTCTCTGCTCAACGACGCTATCCGTGGTTGATTAACGGCAACGGCGGCACGCTGCTCATCACAACGCCGGAACAACTCATCATGTTGGAAAACAACGGGAACTACCGGGCTTACGATATGGCGGGAAATCGGCTGAATGATGAAAAACCACAACTTGCTTTGCTCCTGCAGGTACTAACGAACGAAAGACGCTTTATTGCCAACTAA
- a CDS encoding YecH family protein: MSSIHGHEVLQMMLASGESFTTEQLISTIEARFGSAARFHTCSAENMTASMLVQFLSERGKFIPHDAGFTTSASKICQH; the protein is encoded by the coding sequence ATGTCATCTATTCACGGTCATGAAGTTTTGCAAATGATGCTCGCGTCCGGTGAGTCGTTTACCACCGAACAGCTGATTAGCACTATAGAAGCCCGCTTTGGCAGCGCAGCGCGTTTTCACACCTGTTCCGCCGAAAATATGACGGCCTCAATGCTGGTACAATTTCTGTCTGAACGCGGGAAATTCATCCCGCACGATGCAGGCTTTACCACCAGCGCCAGTAAAATCTGCCAGCACTAG